The DNA region ACATTGTGGGCTCCGATGAAGGGTTGGTGTGAAGTGAAGGGGGGTGAGTGCTGGACGAAGGGTCCGATAGGTCCCGACAAAAGAGCAGACGGCGTCGGCATGCGGTCTATTCCAGAGCGTGCAAAGAAATTTAGGGTCAGGGCCCTGGGCCGTGAATTCGAGGCTTCAGCCCAGCAGGGCCGGCACCCAGCGGTTGATGAGCGCGCCTCCGACGATGAGCCAGCCGAACAAGATCAACGCCAGCAGCAGCGGCTTGGCCCCGGCCTTGCGAATGGCGCCGATGTGCGTGGCCAGGCCGAGCGCAGCCATCGCCATCGCCAGCAGCGCGGTGTCAATCTCGATCGTCACTGCCACCACCGACGCCGGCAGCCATTGCAGCGAATTGAGCAACACAACCGCGACGAAGCCGAAGGCGAACCAGGGCACAGCGAGTTGACCCTTGGCGTGAGCAGGGGTCTCCTCGTTTTCAGTGCAATAAGTGACGGTACGAAAAGCTAGCACTGGCGCGGAGGTGGTGTTGGTAGATCGTTGATTTCATTGACTTTCCTGTTCACTTTCAAATCTGCGATTCGTGGCGTCAAACCGTGGTCGGTTTCATCCATTGGTGCCAGTTATCGATGCATTTGGCCGCGAAGGCAGGATTTGGTCAGCATAGCGGTCAACCGGGAAGCGAAACACACCCCGCAAGTTGATGCTCTCCAGCCTGGTGGGCGCAATCTTCCCGATCAGTTCCGGTGGAATGACCTGGCGGCGGTTCGACCAGCGATCCAGGACCGCCTGCATCTGTGAGGTATTCCACGCCATCACGATGTTGGCCATCAGGCTCAACGCATCGGCCACAGCCTGCATTTCATCGACACGTTTGGCCTGCGCCGGGCTGATCCGGCCGGTATAAATGGCGCGCTTGAGGGCGTTAACAGCCTCGCCCCGATTGAGCACCCGGCGCAACTCGTTCCTGAAAGCGTCCTTGACAAAGTAGTCAGCCAAAAACGCCGTACGCAGCAACCGCCCCAATTGCACGCCAGCCTCATAGATTGGATCGCCCTGGGCGGCAGAACCGAACCGCGCAAGAGCTGCCACCGCACTGGCATGTCCGCTCATGACCGAGG from Acidovorax sp. T1 includes:
- a CDS encoding putative sulfate exporter family transporter, whose translation is MLAFRTVTYCTENEETPAHAKGQLAVPWFAFGFVAVVLLNSLQWLPASVVAVTIEIDTALLAMAMAALGLATHIGAIRKAGAKPLLLALILFGWLIVGGALINRWVPALLG